In Aegilops tauschii subsp. strangulata cultivar AL8/78 chromosome 3, Aet v6.0, whole genome shotgun sequence, one genomic interval encodes:
- the LOC109747360 gene encoding protein trichome berefringence-like 7, protein MVTASFSRSTSARLTARGGVGSPRVSSAAAAHRKWWGTPSGPSFESTVALALCLASAALVLSCGLYLYVSRYLGQGQGRAVAEFAGDSLDSCNVFDGSWVRDERYPLYNSSECPFAERGFNCLANGRRNTEYLKWRWKPRRCDMPRFSARSVLEWLRGKRVVFVGDSMSRTQWESFICMLMTGVDDPKKVYEVNGSQISKTIRFLGVRFESFDLSVEFFRSVFLVQQTPAPPLHVTKRVRAILKLDKMDDLSRKWANADMLIFNSGHWWTPSKLFDMGCYFEAGGLLKLGTSVNSAFKMALETWASWVKEKVDLKRTRVFFRTYEPSHWSGLNQKVCEVTERPTTEAIGADRSEFRDILADVVANMSVPVTILNVTLMGAFRSDAHIGIWSHPSTILDCSHWCLPGVPDAWNELIFSHLLTDGWRKLAG, encoded by the exons ATGGTGACCGCGAGCTTCAGCCGGAGCACGTCGGCGCGGCTCACAGCGAGGGGCGGCGTAGGGAGCCCCCGTGTCTCGTCCGCGGCGGCCGCGCACCGCAAGTGGTGGGGGACACCGTCTGGCCCGTCTTTCGAGAGCACCGTCGCCCTGGCCCTTTGCCTGGCCTCCGCCGCGCTCGTGCTCTCCTGCGGCCTGTACCTCTATGTTTCCCGGTACCTGGGCCAGGGCCAGGGCCGCGCGGTGGCCGAGTTCGCCGGCGACAGTCTGGACTCCTGCAACGTGTTCGACGGCAGCTGGGTGCGGGACGAGAGGTACCCCCTGTACAACAGCTCGGAGTGCCCGTTTGCGGAGAGGGGGTTCAACTGCCTCGCCAACGGGAGGAGGAACACCGAGTACCTCAAGTGGCGGTGGAAGCCGCGGCGGTGCGACATGCCGCGGTTCAGTGCCCGGAGCGTGCTGGAGTGGCTGAGGGGGAAGAGGGTCGTGTTTGTGGGGGATTCAATGAGCCGAACGCAGTGGGAGTCCTTCATCTGCATGCTCATGACAGGGGTGGACGATCCCAAGAAGGTTTATGAGGTGAATGGCAGCCAGATCTCGAAGACGATCCGATTTTTAGGAGTGAGATTTGAGTCATTCGACCTCAGTGTGGAGTTCTTTCGATCGGTGTTCCTTGTGCAGCAGACCCCTGCTCCTCCTCTACATGTCACAAAAAGGGTCCGCGCAATTCTCAAGCTCGATAAGATGGATGATCTTAGCAGGAAATGGGCGAATGCCGACATGCTTATTTTCAATTCAGGGCATTGGTGGACTCCCAGCAAATTATTTGACAT GGGTTGTTATTTTGAGGCTGGAGGCTTGCTTAAACTGGGAACATCAGTTAATTCTGCTTTCAAAATGGCACTGGAAACATGGGCTTCATGGGTCAAGGAAAAAGTGGATTTAAAACGAACACGTGTCTTCTTCCGGACATATGAGCCATCTCATTGGAG TGGCTTGAACCAAAAGGTATGCGAAGTAACAGAAAGACCTACAACCGAGGCCATAGGAGCTGATAGGAGTGAATTTAGGGATATACTTGCTGATGTTGTTGCGAACATGAGCGTTCCTGTCACTATACTGAATGTGACTTTGATGGGGGCCTTCAGGAGTGATGCGCATATTGGTATTTGGAGTCATCCTTCTACCATACTTGATTGCAGCCACTGGTGTCTTCCCGGAGTTCCAGATGCTTGGAATGAGCTAATATTTTCTCACCTTTTGACGGACG GTTGGCGAAAGCTGGCTGGCTGA